In Fusobacterium sp., the genomic stretch AAACGAATTTTCAATGGACTTTTTCTCTTTGAAAGGAAAAATAGCAATTGTAACAGGAGGGAATACAGGACTAGGACAGGCATATGTTGTGGCATTTGCTAGAGCAGGAGCAGATTTGTTTGTTACTACTTATGATAAAGAGTGGGAAGAAACAAGAAAACTTGTAGAAGCAGAAGGAAGAAAAATTCATTTTTTTCAGGCAGATTTAACAGACAGAGCCCAAGTTACTGCAGCAGTACAGGAATGTATGAGGGTCTATGGAAAAATAGATATATTAGTAAATAATGCTGGAACTATAAGAAGAGCTCCTTTACTGGAATATAAAGATTTTGATTGGGAAGCTGTAATGAATATCAATCTAAATGCAGTTTATTACATGAGTCAAGATGTAGCTAAAATAATGGCAGCTCAAGAAAGCGGAAAAATAATAAATGTAGCTTCAATGCTTTCATTT encodes the following:
- the kduD gene encoding 2-dehydro-3-deoxy-D-gluconate 5-dehydrogenase KduD; translation: MLNEFSMDFFSLKGKIAIVTGGNTGLGQAYVVAFARAGADLFVTTYDKEWEETRKLVEAEGRKIHFFQADLTDRAQVTAAVQECMRVYGKIDILVNNAGTIRRAPLLEYKDFDWEAVMNINLNAVYYMSQDVAKIMAAQESGKIINVASMLSFQGGKFVPPYTASKHGVAGLTKAFANELACKNIQVNAIAPGYIKTANTAPIRADEKRNAEILSRIPANKWAEPSELMGAIVFLASKASDYVNGHILAVDGGWLVR